GAAATTGTTCCGTATCTCCCTTACTTTCAGGCATCAGGAGGGGGCGTCACGATCAGTGGTGGTGAACCTCTCTTGCAAATGCCGTTTATCGAAGAACTGTTTGAAAAGCTTCACGCACAAGGGATTCATACGTGTATCGATACCTCACTTGGCTGTGCAAACGATACGGAAGCTTTTAAGAAACATTTCGATCAAGTGTTAGCACATACAGACTTATTGATGGTGGACATTAAGCATATCGATAATGAAAAGCATCAACAATTAACCGGAAAACCTAATACTCATATACTCAAATATATTCAATATTTAGCAGACAAAGGCCAACCGATATGGATTCGCCATGTGCTCGTACCAGGTCTTACCGACGCCCCCGAAGACTTGAAAGCACTTGGCACATTTATCAACCAACTTGGCAACGTTGAGAAATTTGAAATCTTACCTTATCACCAACTCGGTGTGCACAAATGGGAGGCCTTAGGTGTACCGTATGCATTGAATGATGTTGAACCCCCGACAGATGAAGATGTAGAACGTGCATATGCATACGTCGGCTTTACAGGTGTAACCCCTCTGACACCTGTAAGCTAAATAATAAAAAATGACATGATTCTATTTTCGCTATGAATAACTTTTTGACTTTAAATGATATTGAAGAGATGGCTGGGATGCGATGTGATGTTGCGTCTCAGCTTTTTGGGTTGTTTTGGGAATATGCTGTAGTATTTGATTTTGAAAAGGTGTCCATCAGCCGATTGCAAGAACCGTGCTGCGCTTTCCCAGGGGACTTGCCTCAACTAAATTTGGTTTGATTGAAGTGTAAACTGAATGGAAGCCAAATTGGATTTTCGGGAGCAGTACAGAAATCTCATGTGTCTCAAAGATTTCGTCGTACTGCCCCCGCAAGGCTGACTAGACTTCTCAAAAGCATCAGTATTGAGAAGTCAGACAGCTACTGCGTTAAACAGTAACCACTATTAGAGTAAAGAAGTAACTGTTAGTAATATGCACGTATCCCTCGGGAGTCTTGCAAGGTTCTTGCAATCTGAGGTATGGCGAGGGATATTGTTGAAAGTACAAAAATAAGAATAGCAAGATATGTCCAACACAGTCAATGCGCATCACTCTGGATTCTTTTGTCAGAGGTGATGGGAAGTCACTCAGTCCTATGTGGATGTGTCGATACAAAAGTGTAACTAAACATAAAGCGTGAGAAGTTGAGGACGTCAATGTTAATTGCATCGAGCCAGTTCAATGTCATTTAAAAGTGATTCAAAGTGAAAATGACGTTAGTAAAAGTATGGTGTGCAACTATATGGTGTTTTGAAAGTGAGATAAAGGGAATTACAATGATTAATCACGTATGAAAGAGAAAGAGGAGGATGTTGGATGACACGAACATTAATTTTAGGTGCGAACGGTGGCGTAGGACAACATCTTGTGAAGCAAATGCGCGCACAAGGTGAAGATTTTACTGCGGCTGTGAGAAAAGAAGAACAACAGCAAGCGTTAGCATCACAAGGCATTTCTGCAACATTGATTGATTTAGAAACAGCAACGATTGACGCTTTAACAGAAGCCTTTCTCCCTTATGATCAAGTCATTTTTTCAGTCGGTTCTGGCGGAAGCACAGGTGCAGACAAAACAATCATTGTAGATTTAGATGGCGCGGTCAAAGCGATTAAAGCGAGTGAAGCAGCGAACATTGAGCACTTCATTATGGTGTCTACGTATGACGCTCGTCGTGAAGCATTTGACGCAAGTGGTGACTTGAAACCATATACGATTGCGAAACATTATGCCGATGATTATTTAAGACATAGCCGATTAACCGCGACTATTGTGCATCCGGGTGCATTGACAAACGATCAAGGAACAGGAAAAGTGAAAGTAGCAAAATTATTTACGCAACCAGATCTCCGTCAAATTCCGCGTGAAGATGTGGCAGCTGTCTTGTATGAAGTGGCTACTAATACGGAACATCAAGGAAAAGAGTTTCAAGTGCTGACGGGAGATACGGCGATTTCGACTGCCCTTGCTTCTCTATAAAATTTAGAAATATTAATGGTTCAAAGATATGTGAGTAGGCTATCAATTTGAGTGCCTCCCTCACATATCTTTTTTTGCTTTTATCTTTTACGCCTCTCAGCATTTGCATATGATCAAGTCTTATTCAAATGTGACACTCTTTCTCTTATGATGAAATTAAAAAAGTGTGACAGATTCTAATTTT
Above is a genomic segment from Staphylococcus delphini containing:
- a CDS encoding NAD(P)-binding oxidoreductase; translated protein: MTRTLILGANGGVGQHLVKQMRAQGEDFTAAVRKEEQQQALASQGISATLIDLETATIDALTEAFLPYDQVIFSVGSGGSTGADKTIIVDLDGAVKAIKASEAANIEHFIMVSTYDARREAFDASGDLKPYTIAKHYADDYLRHSRLTATIVHPGALTNDQGTGKVKVAKLFTQPDLRQIPREDVAAVLYEVATNTEHQGKEFQVLTGDTAISTALASL
- the pflA gene encoding pyruvate formate-lyase-activating protein, which produces MIKGHIHSIESLGTVDGPGLRYIIFTQGCLLRCLYCHNPDTWKVNEPSRTATADELVNEIVPYLPYFQASGGGVTISGGEPLLQMPFIEELFEKLHAQGIHTCIDTSLGCANDTEAFKKHFDQVLAHTDLLMVDIKHIDNEKHQQLTGKPNTHILKYIQYLADKGQPIWIRHVLVPGLTDAPEDLKALGTFINQLGNVEKFEILPYHQLGVHKWEALGVPYALNDVEPPTDEDVERAYAYVGFTGVTPLTPVS